In Scomber japonicus isolate fScoJap1 chromosome 19, fScoJap1.pri, whole genome shotgun sequence, a single genomic region encodes these proteins:
- the slc45a2 gene encoding membrane-associated transporter protein: MTLLSEDQSVRPQPCRLPEPGKHNSSSLHQYSTDYTNSKEDYMDSVEGAVFGAVEPPRRSRGRLILHGSVMFGREFCYAVEAAFVTPVLLSVGLPRSMYSLVWLISPILGFLLQPIIGSASDFCRSSWGRRRPYILALGIIMLVGLTLFLNGDAVISALVSNRSLKSIWAIVVVMVGVVLFDFAADFIDGPIKAYLFDVCSHQDKERGLHYHALLTGPEEDDIQVNDENYHQHASPLPLPVYQSPIGMDGLPLQYALLHRFHGTDRIQGKSLC; encoded by the exons ATGACCCTTTTATCAGAGGACCAGTCAGTCAGGCCCCAACCCTGCCGGCTCCCAGAGCCTGGCAAACACAACAGCAGTTCTTTGCACCAGTACTCAACAGACTACACTAACTCAAAAGAGGACTACATGGACAGTGTGGAGGGTGCCGTTTTTGGAGCCGTGGAGCCCCCCAGGCGCTCACGAGGCCGCCTTATCCTCCATGGCTCGGTCATGTTTGGAAGGGAATTCTGCTATGCTGTGGAGGCAGCATTTGTCACACCGGTGCTTCTGAGTGTGGGCCTGCCCCGCAGCATGTACAGCTTGGTGTGGTTAATCAGCCCCATCTTGGGCTTCCTGCTTCAACCCATCATCGGCTCGGCCAGCGACTTCTGCCGATCGTCATGGGGCCGGCGGAGGCCTTACATCCTGGCTCTGGGCATCATCATGCTCGTGGGGCTCACCCTGTTCCTCAACGGAGATGCTGTCATCTCAG cACTCGTCAGTAACAGGTCATTGAAGAGTATATGGGCCATAGTGGTGGTGATGGTTGGAGTCGTACTGTTTGACTTTGCTGCAGACTTCATTGACGGGCCCATCAAGGCTTACCTTTTTGATGTGTGTTCACATCAAGACAAGGAAAGAGGTCTGCACTACCATGCTTTACTCACAG GCCCAGAAGAGGATGACATTCAGGTCAATGATGAAAACTATCATCAACATGCCTCACCATTACCGCTGCCTGTGTATCAGTCACCTATTGGGATGGACGGCCTTCCTCTGCAATATGCTCTTCTTCACCGATTTCATGGGACAG aTCGTATACAAGGGAAATCCTTATGCTGA